A window of Salvia splendens isolate huo1 chromosome 8, SspV2, whole genome shotgun sequence genomic DNA:
CTCGATGGTAATCTTCAGCTACATACGTCCTTACTAAAGACTTAACATTTCAATACTTTTACCTGTATatatttgaaacataaattaCATTACTATTGGTCTAATTAAGCATAGTATTCAAGACCTAAGAAGTCCATCAATCGTTGTAGAAATAGTACTATTCCTGAGGCCCCCATATTCGTCCACAATTCGCAAGAAGAATTTCACAGAAAGAATAAAGGTTAACTGCCTATAAATTCACATacaagtattattattatttttaactcAATTTATTTTCTTGGACAAAAATACTTACTAAAAACTACTGTATTACTTTTTTAGAATTCGCCCAAATTAGAATACACCTGGTTTGAGACAAGCTTGTGTGAAAATTTTAATGCAGAAGCAGCTGATCAAACATCATACTACAATTATATGTACAAGTACATCTACATGTATATCTGGTAAGTAGGAAAAACAAGGCTAAAGCATCTCTCTAGACTTGTAAAATTTTACTCTGCCACCAGATTTTTGGTAAAACAAATTATTGTGTTTAATAGATCAACAAGAGTTGTCATCTTCTAGGTGTTTTTGTGGTTTCAGAAAACATGGGATCACCTGGCATTTAAGAGCATATTATAAGTTAACAGGTTCAacaaatacaaaacaaataaaagtaaAGGCATGTGCGATTCGGTCGCCATCTAATTAATATATGAATAACCAATGTGAGACAGTACATTATGATTTTACAAGAAATGAACACTGAAAGTGCAGACAATTAATTTCAGCTGTATGAAAAGATTTACTTGCATATTGGACTAATAGAGAGTACTAGTGCACCAACTAATACAAAAAAATGGTGTATCCAGCAAAAATGTAAATTGTAAAGGGAAAATACCGGGAAAATGTTTTAAACTTTTTTCAACAATGTCATGCCTTCTAGTTTTCATCATTGGTACATTTTCAGCATTTTTGTTAAACAATAACGACACATGAACCCACACATGCTTTATGAAAAACAACATTTTTTTCACGAGGATGTATTGTGGCCAATATGTCTCACGTCACATTCATACAGCGATACATACATTTTGGTGTTGGAAAATTGACCTTGTGACATTATTGAAGAATATGGATGGTGAAACTTGCGAACCAATTAGACAAAAATTGAAAAGCAGGACATAACTGGAAAAGGTTAAAAAATTATGACATTATCTTGTGTTCCAGAGGTGAGATATGCATTGATTTTGGTACCAAGATAAAAATGGAAGTAACTAATAATAAGCTCAAGAAAAGCTTTACGTTCCCCTACATCCTTAGGCTTACAAGTTATACATTCAACTTTGACATTACCACACATGTTCAATTTTACAATTATAGTTTTTCAGATAAGTTAGTATGATTTATCAGAGAAACGAGGTAATCATAGGCTGGTGGTCCTAGAGCAGCTAATTGGATTAAAGATGATATATAGCATTTTCTAAACTATCAAAGAGCCAGTTAAGTAACACTTTTCAATAAAAAACTACAGAAAACTGGATACCTCAATGCAGCAAATATTGGGAGAACCCTTTCATATATTTCATCTTCTGTTCCAGTACCATCGATCTGCAAGTGCTTAAAATGTGTTAAAACTGAATAGATTCTAGAGGGCTATTGAATGGGAACAAATTTTCCAACCACATATAAAATAAGGTACATAAGCAGATTGTTTTTTATGTGAGTGTGACAGTGTGTGTATTTCATCTTCCTTCCATCTCAGGATAAACAGCATCTGCAGCTAATTAGCTGGTGTCGGGTGTCCACAGCAGAAAAAGTAACAAATACAGTGAAATTACAGTAATTTAGCTGTCACCAATATATACCAAATTGATACCTTGTGAAGTATTCCTTTCTCGGAGTAATACTTGATCACAGGAAGATTGAGTTCTTCAAATACGGTCAACCTTTCCTTGACTGTATCTATATTATCGTCAATTCGCCCCTGCGTATTAAACTTTCTTTGTTAATAAGTAAATGACAGGAGAAAATATATATGTGGAAAGCACCTGATTACGGTTTAGCACTCGTTTCACCATTTCTTCTTTAGGGCAATCAAAGAAAAGCACAATGTCTGGTTCGACCCCACCCTACAAATATAATTCACACTTCAACTCATGCCAATGGCACAGTGATAGCAGGCATTGTATGCAGCCAGAATTCCAGATACCCTTGTAACATGCCACATAGCAATCATATGGGCGCAGATAGTGTGAAAGGAGATGAGCATAAATGCTAACAGAAACTAAAAAGAACAAAGAGACTCAAAACTGACTACTTACAACTCGCTCATATGCTATACGGTTCTCTTCACTTCTTGGAAAGCCATCAACAAGAATTCTATTGTTATCACCGGCTTCAATGGCTTTTTTTATCAGTTTAACAGTCACTTCTGAGGGAACAATTTTCCCTTCCTTGATTGTATCAAGAATCATGGAACTGCAACAGGATAGGACATGACATACATTATATAAAGTTGCATCAACTTAGATATCCACATTATAAAATATGTATAGTTTTACTTCTTACCCATTTTCACTATCAGAATAGATTTCTTTCCTCAACAGATCCCCAACACTCAAGTGGG
This region includes:
- the LOC121743051 gene encoding UMP-CMP kinase-like isoform X1, encoding MWRRGVSLSSMLSSSKSRLLNQVQVAYGFNACQVFSTHVLNPAEDGVSGARRKPFVTFVLGGPGSGKGTQCTRIVNTFGFTHLSVGDLLRKEIYSDSENGSMILDTIKEGKIVPSEVTVKLIKKAIEAGDNNRILVDGFPRSEENRIAYERVGGVEPDIVLFFDCPKEEMVKRVLNRNQGRIDDNIDTVKERLTVFEELNLPVIKYYSEKGILHKIDGTGTEDEIYERVLPIFAALR
- the LOC121743051 gene encoding UMP-CMP kinase-like isoform X2, producing the protein MWRRGVSLSSMLSSSKSRLLNQVQVAYGFNACQVFSTHVLNPAEDGVSGARRKPFVTFVLGGPGSGKGTQCTRIVNTFGFTHLSVGDLLRKEIYSDSENGSMILDTIKEGKIVPSEVTVKLIKKAIEAGDNNRILVDGFPRSEENRIAYERVGGVEPDIVLFFDCPKEEMVKRVLNRNQGRIDDNIDTVKERLTVFEELNLPVIKYYSEKGILHKIDGTGTEDEIYERVLPIFAALR